The proteins below are encoded in one region of Podarcis raffonei isolate rPodRaf1 chromosome 8, rPodRaf1.pri, whole genome shotgun sequence:
- the LOC128420128 gene encoding heparan sulfate glucosamine 3-O-sulfotransferase 1-like — protein MARACLLLLLLKMCGINTEEETKIPWGWKAPWKRNNTQVSSEDWKQRLPQSIIIGVRKGGTRALLEMLSLHPQVAAAHSEVHFFNVEENYRKGLGWYSQQMPISHTTQITVEKTPGYFSSLKAPERIHAMDNSMKLLLIVRDPVERLVSDYTQILHNRKARHKPYQALEHILLRQGQELNTRYKAMQRSLYALHLARWLEFFPRSQIHVVDGGTLIREPLSEMRHVEHFLGLEPYLGPDNFYFNQTKGFYCLQAKGYQHCLDQSKGRPHPTIDEVLLEQLCTYFSEHNENFFAMVGRTFNWC, from the coding sequence ATGGCTAGAGCCTGCTTACTGCTCCTGCTTCTGAAGATGTGTGGAATCAACACGGAGGAGGAAACAAAGATCCCCTGGGGTTGGAAAGCCCCATGGAAAAGAAACAACACTCAGGTCTCAAGTGAAGATTGGAAGCAACGACTGCCCCAAAGCATAATTATTGGAGTGCGGAAAGGAGGCACACGGGCCCTGCTGGAGATGCTGAGTCTGCACCCCCAGGTGGCAGCTGCCCATTCCGAGGTGCATTTCTTCAATGTGGAGGAGAATTACCGCAAAGGACTTGGTTGGTACAGTCAGCAGATGCCTATTTCACACACCACTCAAATCACCGTGGAAAAGACACCAGGCTATTTTTCATCTCTCAAAGCCCCGGAAAGGATCCATGCTATGGACAACTCAATGAAGCTCCTGCTGATTGTACGGGACCCTGTGGAAAGGTTGGTGTCTGATTACACACAAATCCTTCACAACCGCAAGGCACGGCACAAGCCCTACCAAGCTCTAGAGCACATTCTCTTGAGGCAGGGCCAGGAACTTAACACCCGGTACAAAGCCATGCAGCGCAGCCTGTATGCCTTACACCTGGCTCGGTGGCTGGAGTTCTTTCCCCGGTCACAGATTCACGTGGTGGATGGAGGCACCCTGATCCGGGAGCCTCTCTCAGAGATGCGCCACGTAGAGCACTTCTTGGGACTGGAGCCTTACCTTGGCCCAGACAACTTTTACTTCAACCAGACCAAGGGCTTCTACTGCCTACAAGCAAAGGGGTATCAGCACTGCCTAGACCAATCCAAAGGACGACCTCATCCCACCATTGATGAAGTACTGCTTGAGCAACTCTGCACCTACTTCAGTGAGCACAACGAGAACTTCTTTGCCATGGTGGGTCGAACGTTCAACTGGTGCTAA